In bacterium, a single window of DNA contains:
- a CDS encoding XRE family transcriptional regulator, which yields MDEDLKRIAARIRSWRDEAGLTLQQLGDRSGVSASTIHKIENLQTVPTIAVLLKVAHGLNRRPSELLAEVDVGRQVAVMRRDDRQTLSVDSRGAIEHLVGTIPRNKLDVWRVRIEPGIGAGMEGDEPWQFHGEMVLLVEEGLVRTDVGGEIFEVGPGDSIHFDPSIPHRWVAAGEKPAQAVVVAIIPERLQGDLMGRITAAMGNSSIEEPGAAALAENA from the coding sequence GTGGATGAAGACCTGAAGCGGATCGCCGCTCGGATCCGTAGCTGGCGGGACGAAGCCGGGCTGACTCTGCAGCAGCTCGGAGACCGCTCCGGCGTTTCCGCCAGCACGATCCACAAGATCGAGAACCTCCAGACGGTTCCGACGATCGCCGTGCTGCTCAAGGTGGCCCACGGGCTCAATCGGCGGCCGAGCGAGCTGCTCGCCGAAGTCGACGTCGGCCGGCAGGTGGCGGTCATGCGCCGCGACGATCGGCAGACCCTGTCGGTCGATTCGCGTGGGGCGATCGAACACCTCGTCGGGACGATCCCGCGGAACAAGCTCGACGTATGGCGCGTGCGGATCGAGCCCGGGATCGGTGCGGGCATGGAGGGTGATGAGCCCTGGCAGTTCCACGGCGAGATGGTCCTGCTCGTCGAAGAGGGCCTCGTCCGGACCGACGTCGGTGGCGAGATCTTCGAGGTCGGGCCCGGCGACTCGATCCACTTCGACCCGAGCATCCCCCACCGCTGGGTCGCCGCCGGCGAGAAGCCGGCGCAGGCGGTGGTCGTCGCGATCATCCCCGAGCGTCTGCAGGGGGACCTGATGGGCAGGATCACCGCCGCGATGGGGAACTCGTCGATCGAGGAGCCGGGCGCCGCGGCGCTGGCGGAGAACGCCTAG
- a CDS encoding acyl-CoA dehydrogenase family protein — protein MYIDLTEDQKALRQQLRAYFDHLMTPEVKAEVSGMEGGQKYRELVRQIGKDGWLGVGWPSEYGGGGMTMVEQMIFLEEQRRSGAPFPFVTVSTVGPALMEYGSEEQKAEYLPKILHGECHFSIGYSEPNAGTDLASLTTTAVADGDDYVINGTKMFTSGATDTDFIWLAARTDPDAPKHKGITMFIVPADSEGFSAAPIHTLSGSATAMSYYENVRVPKENIVGGLHGGWKLITSQLNHERVGLAAFGSAAYARTEKVISWARDTETPDGQKMIDLPWVQSNLAEVYARIEAMKLLNWRMTSQLESGFVNPADASAVKVYGTEVVLEVYRLLQEIVGPSALVAAGSPAAQIDGEIEHEARQATINTFGGGVNEIQREIVSMAGLRMPRVPR, from the coding sequence ATGTACATCGACCTGACCGAAGACCAGAAGGCGCTGCGACAGCAGCTCCGTGCCTACTTCGACCACCTGATGACGCCCGAGGTCAAGGCCGAAGTCTCCGGCATGGAAGGCGGCCAGAAGTACCGCGAGCTCGTGCGCCAGATCGGCAAGGACGGCTGGCTCGGCGTCGGCTGGCCGAGCGAGTACGGCGGCGGCGGCATGACCATGGTCGAGCAGATGATCTTCCTCGAAGAGCAGCGCCGCTCGGGCGCGCCCTTCCCCTTCGTGACCGTCTCGACGGTCGGCCCGGCGCTGATGGAGTACGGCAGCGAGGAACAGAAGGCGGAATACCTGCCGAAGATCCTCCACGGCGAGTGTCACTTCTCGATCGGCTACTCCGAGCCGAACGCGGGTACGGACCTCGCGAGCCTCACGACGACGGCCGTCGCCGACGGCGACGACTACGTCATCAACGGCACGAAGATGTTCACGTCGGGTGCGACGGACACGGACTTCATCTGGCTCGCCGCGCGAACCGATCCGGATGCCCCGAAGCACAAGGGCATCACGATGTTCATCGTCCCCGCCGACAGCGAGGGCTTCAGCGCCGCGCCGATCCACACGCTCTCCGGCTCCGCCACGGCGATGTCCTACTACGAGAACGTGCGCGTTCCCAAGGAGAACATCGTCGGCGGGCTGCACGGCGGCTGGAAGCTGATCACTTCCCAGCTGAACCACGAACGTGTCGGACTCGCGGCTTTCGGCTCCGCGGCGTACGCGCGGACCGAGAAGGTGATCAGCTGGGCGCGGGATACCGAGACGCCGGACGGTCAGAAGATGATCGACCTGCCGTGGGTCCAGTCGAACCTGGCCGAGGTCTACGCGCGAATCGAAGCAATGAAGCTCCTCAACTGGCGCATGACGTCGCAGCTCGAGTCCGGGTTCGTGAACCCGGCGGACGCCTCCGCGGTCAAGGTCTACGGAACCGAGGTCGTGCTCGAGGTCTACCGCCTGCTCCAGGAGATCGTGGGCCCCAGCGCGCTCGTCGCCGCGGGCTCGCCGGCGGCGCAGATCGACGGCGAGATCGA